GTGTGAAATTGGATGCGGAAAATAAAGCAGCAACTGTACTAGTTGAACAGGATCAACTTGCTATTGCAATTGGCAAAAAAGGGCAGAATGTGAAGTTAACGTCACGGTTAGTTGATTGCAGGATTGATATCGTTGCTGATGAAAAGAAAGATGAAAGAGAAAAAATTGACATACCGGGCATTGGTAATGGAATAATAGGCATTTTAGAAACTCATGGATATGATACAATGAACAAGATTAGTAAGATATCAGTAAAGGATTTACTTAAATTGCCTGGTATTGGAATAAAAACAGCTGCAAAGATAAAAATGCTTAAAACTTAGGCTTATGAAAAAATGAAAGTACACAAATTAGCGAAAAAAGTTGGTCTGCCAAGTAAAGAGGTCATAAAAGAGCTGAAAAAGTTAGGGGTTAGTGTAAAAACCCATATGAGTGATATAGAGGATGACGCATGTAACCTTTTTGTTGAGATGTTAAGAGAAGAAGGGAAGCTCAAAGAACAGAAAACTGTAAAGAAAGAGAAATCTTCGTTGGATTACTCGTCGGATGGTCTTTCAATACCTTCGGGTATCACTGTTGGACAGCTCGCAACAATGATTAATGTAAATGCAACTGCACTAATTAAGAAGTTAATCGAAAGAGGCATTTTTGCTAATGTTAATCAGATGCTCAATCCTGAACTTGCTGTTGAAGTTGCTATAGAGTTAGGTTACGATCCCAATCTAATTAGAGTTGATGATGAAAAAGATATTATTGTCAGGGCAAAAACAAAAACTAAGGGATCCCTCTCAAGAGCTCCTATTGTAACAGTAATGGGTCATGTGGACCACGGGAAAACATGTCTCTTAGATGCTATTAGACATGCAGATGTTGCTGGTAGTGAAAAAGGAAGCATTACACAGCATATAGGGGCATACAAAGTAAATGTTAACAAAAGAGATGTCGTTTTTATTGACACTCCTGGGCACGAAGCATTCACCTCTATGAGAGCTAGAGGTGCACACGTTACAGATATAGTGGTATTAGTTGTGGCAGCAGATGATGGTATTATGCCGCAAACAATAGAGGCTATTAATCATGCAAAGGCGGCTAATGTGCCAGTTGTAGTAGCAATTAATAAGATTGATAAGCCGGATGCAGATGTAGAGCGAGTGAAACAGCAATTGTCAGAGCAAGACTTGACCCCTGAAGAATGGGGAGGGAAAACTGTATGCGTAGAAGTGTCAGCTATTAAGAAGCAGGGATTGGATAATTTATTGGAAATGCTGCTCCTGGAGGCTGATATGCTGGAGCTGACTGTAGACACCTCTTCTCCGGCAAAGGGCACAGTCATAGAATCTAGAATAGATAAAGGCAAAGGGCATGTA
This genomic stretch from bacterium harbors:
- the infB gene encoding translation initiation factor IF-2; this translates as MKVHKLAKKVGLPSKEVIKELKKLGVSVKTHMSDIEDDACNLFVEMLREEGKLKEQKTVKKEKSSLDYSSDGLSIPSGITVGQLATMINVNATALIKKLIERGIFANVNQMLNPELAVEVAIELGYDPNLIRVDDEKDIIVRAKTKTKGSLSRAPIVTVMGHVDHGKTCLLDAIRHADVAGSEKGSITQHIGAYKVNVNKRDVVFIDTPGHEAFTSMRARGAHVTDIVVLVVAADDGIMPQTIEAINHAKAANVPVVVAINKIDKPDADVERVKQQLSEQDLTPEEWGGKTVCVEVSAIKKQGLDNLLEMLLLEADMLELTVDTSSPAKGTVIESRIDKGKGHVATVIIQEGTLRMGDAFISGICCGKVRALINDEGKRVYEAGPSTPVEILGFSEAPEIGEGFLAVESEKVAKEISLRLEAGKHGKRGNTTDFSGLVLDIKDSGIKVVSLIVKGDVRGSIEPLCNSLEVLSLKKVKVNVIHSGIGNINESDVLLASSSGAIILGFGVHAESGALDIAEKNDVSIRYYSIIYEAIDNIKKLVEGLIEPEYKKVLIGKAEVRQIFKISKTTLICGSYVLEGKIRRDCVATLTREGKPVYQGKISSLRRFKNDAKEVKAELECGIGLDNCKDVQEGDIIEAHVMEKEKLK